In a genomic window of Streptomyces sp. NBC_01231:
- a CDS encoding PASTA domain-containing protein, giving the protein MRVPKLVGLMAMDAREAATTGGVLLSAPDRPDFSRTVVDYVVRQYPPPGVEVPRGAVVTVWFEFGQGEGGGGAGVHEPRLPRPGGGGMQRELDEPGGPFATVAGFGSRY; this is encoded by the coding sequence GTGCGCGTGCCGAAGCTGGTCGGTCTGATGGCCATGGACGCACGTGAGGCAGCCACGACAGGCGGTGTGCTGCTCTCCGCGCCCGACCGCCCCGACTTCTCTCGCACCGTCGTCGACTATGTCGTACGGCAATATCCGCCACCCGGTGTCGAGGTGCCGCGCGGGGCCGTGGTCACGGTCTGGTTCGAGTTCGGCCAGGGTGAGGGCGGCGGAGGCGCGGGCGTCCACGAGCCGCGCCTGCCCCGGCCGGGCGGCGGCGGGATGCAGCGCGAGCTCGATGAACCGGGCGGCCCCTTCGCCACCGTGGCCGGATTCGGCTCGCGGTACTGA
- a CDS encoding geranylgeranyl reductase family protein, with protein sequence MTEPLSENTADVIVVGAGPAGSTTAYHLAKAGLDVLLLEKTEFPREKVCGDGLTPRATKQLVAMGIDISEEAGWLRNKGLRIIGGGVRLQLDWPELASFPDYGLVRKRDDFDEQLARQAQKAGARLYERCNVGAPIVEDRTGRITGVHAKLGEEKREVTFRAPLVVAADGNSTRLSLAMGLHRREDRPMGVAVRTYFTSPRHEDDYLESWLELWDRRGAEDRLLPGYGWIFGMGDGTSNVGLGVLNTSDSFKELDWREVLKAWCASMPEDWGYTPDNMTGPIRGAALPMAFNRQPHYTKGLLLVGDAGGLVNPFNGEGIAYAMESGQIAADVIVQAHARPTPASRELALQRYPRVLKDTYGGYYTLGRAFVKLIGNPKVMKIAAQRGLTHPLLMKFTLKMLANLTDPTGGDAMDRIINGLSKVAPKA encoded by the coding sequence GTGACCGAGCCCCTCTCCGAAAACACCGCCGATGTGATCGTCGTCGGCGCGGGGCCAGCCGGCTCCACCACCGCGTACCACCTCGCCAAGGCCGGACTCGACGTGCTCCTGCTGGAGAAGACCGAGTTCCCGCGCGAGAAGGTCTGCGGCGACGGCCTCACCCCGCGTGCCACCAAGCAGCTCGTGGCCATGGGCATCGACATCTCCGAGGAGGCCGGCTGGCTGCGCAACAAGGGCCTCAGGATCATCGGCGGGGGTGTGCGGTTGCAGCTCGACTGGCCGGAACTCGCCTCCTTCCCGGACTACGGCCTCGTCCGCAAGCGCGACGACTTCGACGAGCAGCTCGCGCGACAGGCGCAGAAGGCGGGCGCGCGGCTGTACGAGCGCTGCAACGTCGGTGCGCCGATCGTCGAGGACCGCACGGGCCGTATCACCGGCGTGCACGCCAAACTCGGCGAAGAGAAGCGCGAGGTCACCTTCCGAGCCCCGCTGGTCGTCGCCGCCGACGGCAACTCCACCCGGCTGTCCCTCGCGATGGGCCTGCACCGGCGCGAGGACCGCCCGATGGGCGTCGCGGTCCGTACGTACTTCACGTCGCCCCGCCACGAGGACGACTACCTGGAGTCCTGGCTGGAGTTGTGGGACCGCCGGGGCGCCGAGGACCGCCTCCTGCCCGGCTACGGCTGGATCTTCGGCATGGGCGACGGCACGTCGAACGTCGGTCTGGGCGTCCTGAACACCTCCGACTCCTTCAAGGAGCTGGACTGGCGCGAGGTCCTGAAGGCCTGGTGCGCGTCGATGCCGGAGGACTGGGGATACACCCCGGACAACATGACCGGGCCCATTCGCGGGGCCGCGCTCCCCATGGCCTTCAACCGCCAGCCCCACTACACCAAGGGCCTGCTGCTGGTCGGCGACGCCGGCGGCCTGGTGAACCCCTTCAACGGCGAGGGCATCGCCTACGCCATGGAGTCCGGCCAGATCGCCGCCGACGTCATCGTCCAGGCCCACGCGCGCCCCACGCCCGCGAGCCGCGAACTGGCCCTCCAGCGCTACCCGCGCGTCCTCAAGGACACCTACGGCGGCTACTACACGCTGGGCCGCGCCTTCGTGAAGCTCATCGGCAACCCGAAGGTCATGAAGATCGCGGCCCAGCGCGGCCTGACCCACCCCCTGCTGATGAAGTTCACCCTCAAGATGCTCGCCAACCTCACCGACCCCACGGGCGGCGACGCGATGGACCGCATCATCAACGGGCTGAGCAAGGTGGCGCCGAAGGCGTGA
- a CDS encoding chitinase, with product MRSLLKPAAGLTCLFALTTAGCSAESDGTSDAAPEASKQASTTPSTPPDTSSSEEAPAATAYAPYVSATDASDLDSTGSPETYNLAFVISDGGGCTPKWNDNDAVGATGVKSRIARLKEDGASVRVSFGGASGEELAATCDSASELAEAYGKALDAAGSTQADFDIEGDELADSDSVDLRSEAIALLQKDRADLSVSFTLPVMPSGLDADSLALLESANEHDVQVSTVNLMTMNYGESYADDMGDYALTSAKASHTQLMKVFGLASAAAWRGMALTSMIGVNDVDGETFTLSDAAQVRTFAAKNEIAWVSMWSTFRDQQCEEGKTGDDDARTNCSGVEQGSGAFAKAFAG from the coding sequence ATGCGGAGTCTCCTGAAGCCGGCGGCCGGGCTCACCTGCCTGTTCGCGCTGACCACCGCGGGATGCTCCGCGGAATCAGACGGCACATCGGACGCGGCCCCCGAGGCCTCCAAACAGGCGAGCACCACCCCGAGCACTCCCCCTGACACTTCCTCGAGCGAGGAGGCACCGGCGGCCACCGCCTACGCCCCCTACGTCAGCGCGACGGACGCCTCCGACCTCGACTCCACGGGCTCCCCCGAGACGTACAACCTGGCCTTCGTGATCTCCGACGGCGGTGGCTGCACGCCGAAGTGGAACGACAACGACGCCGTCGGCGCCACCGGGGTGAAGTCCCGGATCGCGCGCCTGAAGGAGGACGGCGCCAGCGTGCGGGTCTCCTTCGGCGGGGCCTCCGGCGAGGAACTCGCGGCGACCTGCGACAGCGCGTCAGAACTGGCCGAGGCGTACGGCAAGGCCCTGGACGCGGCCGGTTCCACCCAGGCCGACTTCGACATCGAGGGTGACGAACTGGCCGACTCCGACTCGGTGGACCTGCGCTCCGAGGCGATCGCCCTCCTGCAGAAGGACCGCGCCGACCTCAGCGTCTCCTTCACGCTCCCGGTGATGCCGTCCGGCCTCGACGCGGACAGCCTGGCGCTGCTGGAGTCGGCCAACGAGCATGACGTGCAGGTCTCCACCGTCAACCTCATGACGATGAACTACGGCGAGTCGTACGCCGACGACATGGGCGACTACGCGCTCACCTCCGCCAAGGCCTCCCACACCCAGCTGATGAAGGTGTTCGGGCTGGCGTCCGCGGCCGCCTGGCGGGGCATGGCACTCACCTCGATGATCGGCGTCAACGACGTCGACGGCGAGACGTTCACCCTCTCCGACGCGGCCCAGGTACGGACGTTCGCCGCGAAGAACGAGATCGCGTGGGTGTCCATGTGGTCGACGTTCCGCGACCAGCAGTGCGAGGAGGGGAAAACCGGGGACGACGACGCCCGGACCAACTGCAGCGGGGTGGAACAGGGTTCGGGCGCGTTCGCGAAGGCGTTCGCCGGCTAG
- a CDS encoding bifunctional polysaccharide deacetylase/glycosyltransferase family 2 protein — protein MTTTPSRGRRRAPTRMKRAAGKAAALQKPRIILALLLLLALTSVMLLDGYLRAEVGGDQRVRDGAGSDEVPDKILNGGPIVSFRNGQATTVSVPKKTIALTFDDGPNPTYTPDVLKILEKYDVPATFFLVGSMVSRYPGIVDDMVEQGNEVGIHTFTHVDLSYQSDARVRREMEQTQLALAGAAGITTTLFRAPYSSETDAIDNYSWPVYKELGADGYTSVFVDTDSDDWKKPGVSKIVQWATPKGTAGASVLMHDAGGDREQTIEALPKYIAKMKAKGYTFTTISGVIEEQRASERETAGVPGATGVPGGVQTAGGPNGPTGNQGSTGNQGSTVSRLQAAHREATGATLYEGKALVLAVAVAELTVPTLSVGLIVVGVAVMGRFGMMLILARRHYRQRNKRRYTWGAPVTRPVSVIVPAYNEKECIANTLKSLARSTHPIEVIVVDDGSTDGTSEIARDAAEALGMTNVRVIRQENAGKPAALNNGVRSASYDIVVMMDGDTVFEADTVGELVQPFADPEVGAVAGNAKVGNRDTVIGAWQHIEYVMGFNLDRRMYDLLRCMPTIPGAIGAFRREAVLQVGGMSEDTLAEDTDITIAMHREGWRVVYQEHARAWTEAPGSLKQLWSQRYRWSYGTMQALWKHRKSLTDKGPSGRFGRVGMPLVVVFQIVTPVFAPLIDVFTVYSMIFIDFQAALLAWFAVLAVQLVCAAYAFRLDREKYRYLLMMPLQQLAYRQMMYLVLIHSCITALTGGRLRWQKLKRTGEVGTPAGAS, from the coding sequence ATGACGACGACACCCTCACGCGGCCGTCGGCGCGCCCCCACCCGGATGAAACGGGCGGCGGGCAAGGCCGCGGCACTGCAGAAACCGCGGATCATCCTCGCGCTGCTGCTCCTGCTCGCCCTGACCAGCGTCATGCTGCTCGACGGCTATCTGCGCGCCGAGGTCGGCGGCGACCAGCGCGTGCGCGACGGAGCCGGCTCCGACGAGGTCCCCGACAAGATCCTCAACGGCGGGCCGATCGTCTCCTTCCGGAACGGCCAGGCCACCACCGTCTCCGTCCCGAAGAAGACCATCGCGCTCACCTTCGACGACGGCCCCAACCCGACGTACACGCCCGACGTCCTGAAGATCCTCGAGAAGTACGACGTCCCCGCCACGTTCTTCCTGGTCGGGTCGATGGTCTCGCGCTACCCCGGCATCGTGGACGACATGGTCGAGCAGGGCAACGAGGTGGGCATCCACACCTTCACCCACGTCGACCTCTCCTACCAGAGCGACGCACGCGTCCGGCGCGAGATGGAGCAGACGCAGCTCGCGCTGGCGGGCGCGGCCGGCATCACGACCACGTTGTTCCGGGCGCCGTACTCCTCGGAGACGGACGCCATCGACAACTACAGCTGGCCCGTCTACAAGGAGCTCGGCGCCGACGGCTACACCAGCGTCTTCGTCGACACCGACAGCGACGACTGGAAGAAGCCGGGCGTCTCGAAGATCGTCCAGTGGGCCACGCCGAAGGGGACCGCCGGCGCGTCCGTCCTGATGCACGACGCGGGCGGCGACCGTGAGCAGACGATCGAGGCGCTGCCGAAGTACATCGCCAAGATGAAGGCGAAGGGGTACACCTTCACCACCATCAGCGGTGTCATCGAGGAGCAACGCGCGAGCGAGCGGGAGACGGCCGGGGTTCCCGGGGCCACCGGGGTTCCCGGTGGCGTGCAGACCGCGGGCGGGCCGAACGGTCCAACGGGCAACCAGGGTTCGACCGGCAACCAGGGTTCGACCGTGTCCCGTCTCCAGGCCGCACACCGCGAGGCCACCGGCGCGACCCTCTACGAGGGCAAGGCCCTCGTTCTGGCCGTCGCCGTCGCCGAGCTGACCGTTCCGACGCTCTCGGTCGGACTGATCGTCGTGGGCGTGGCCGTCATGGGCCGGTTCGGCATGATGCTGATTCTCGCCCGCCGGCACTACAGACAGCGCAACAAACGCCGCTACACCTGGGGAGCACCGGTCACCCGACCGGTGAGCGTGATCGTCCCGGCGTACAACGAGAAGGAGTGCATCGCCAACACCCTCAAGTCGCTGGCGCGGAGCACCCACCCGATCGAGGTCATCGTCGTGGACGACGGCTCGACCGACGGCACCTCCGAGATCGCGCGCGACGCGGCCGAGGCACTCGGCATGACGAACGTCCGGGTCATCCGCCAGGAGAACGCGGGCAAGCCTGCCGCCCTCAACAACGGGGTACGCAGCGCCAGTTACGACATCGTCGTGATGATGGACGGCGACACGGTCTTCGAGGCGGACACCGTGGGAGAGCTGGTGCAGCCGTTCGCCGATCCCGAGGTCGGCGCGGTCGCCGGAAACGCCAAGGTCGGCAACCGCGACACCGTCATCGGCGCCTGGCAGCACATCGAGTACGTGATGGGCTTCAACCTCGACCGCCGTATGTACGACCTGCTGCGCTGCATGCCGACCATCCCCGGCGCGATCGGCGCGTTCCGCCGCGAGGCGGTCCTCCAGGTCGGCGGGATGAGCGAGGACACCCTCGCCGAGGACACCGACATCACCATCGCCATGCACCGCGAGGGCTGGCGGGTCGTGTACCAGGAGCACGCCCGCGCCTGGACCGAGGCCCCGGGTTCCCTCAAGCAGCTGTGGTCCCAGCGCTACCGCTGGTCCTACGGCACCATGCAGGCGCTCTGGAAACACCGCAAGTCCCTCACGGACAAGGGGCCTTCGGGACGCTTCGGCCGGGTCGGCATGCCGCTGGTGGTCGTCTTCCAGATCGTCACGCCGGTCTTCGCCCCGCTCATCGACGTGTTCACCGTCTACTCGATGATCTTCATCGACTTCCAGGCGGCGCTGCTGGCGTGGTTCGCGGTGCTGGCGGTCCAACTGGTGTGCGCGGCGTACGCCTTCCGCCTCGACCGTGAGAAGTACCGCTACCTGCTGATGATGCCCCTCCAACAACTGGCCTACCGCCAGATGATGTACCTCGTCCTCATCCACTCCTGCATCACCGCCCTCACCGGCGGCCGCCTGCGCTGGCAGAAACTGAAGCGGACCGGCGAGGTCGGCACTCCGGCGGGGGCGAGCTGA
- a CDS encoding demethylmenaquinone methyltransferase, producing MTRASLNKQPHEVASMFDDVAERYDLTNDVLSLGQDRVWRKEVAKAVDARPAQKVLDLAAGTATSSLPFARTGAYVVPCDFSLGMLQVGKRKHTWLPFTAGDATKLPFKDDTFDAVTISFGLRNVQDTDTALREMYRVTRPGGRVVICEFSHPTWAPFRTVYSEYLMRALPPVARSVSSNPDAYVYLAESIRAWPDQPALAERLREAGWSKVAWRNLTGGIVALHRGFKTEGQ from the coding sequence GTGACCCGCGCCTCCCTGAACAAGCAGCCGCACGAAGTCGCCTCGATGTTCGACGACGTGGCGGAACGGTACGACCTGACCAACGACGTGCTGTCGCTCGGCCAGGACCGGGTGTGGCGCAAGGAGGTCGCCAAGGCCGTCGACGCCCGCCCCGCGCAGAAGGTCCTGGACCTGGCCGCCGGTACGGCCACGTCCTCCCTGCCCTTCGCCCGCACCGGCGCGTACGTCGTCCCCTGCGACTTCTCCCTCGGCATGCTCCAGGTCGGCAAGCGCAAGCACACCTGGCTGCCGTTCACCGCGGGCGACGCGACGAAGCTGCCCTTCAAGGACGACACCTTCGACGCCGTCACCATCTCCTTCGGGCTGCGCAACGTGCAGGACACGGACACCGCGCTGCGTGAGATGTACCGGGTGACCAGGCCCGGCGGCCGGGTCGTGATCTGCGAGTTCTCCCATCCGACCTGGGCGCCGTTCCGCACGGTGTACAGCGAGTACCTGATGCGTGCCCTGCCCCCGGTGGCCCGTTCCGTCTCCTCGAACCCCGACGCGTACGTCTACCTCGCCGAGTCCATCCGCGCCTGGCCCGACCAGCCCGCACTGGCCGAACGGCTGCGCGAGGCCGGCTGGTCGAAGGTGGCCTGGCGCAACCTGACCGGCGGGATCGTGGCCCTGCACCGGGGGTTCAAGACCGAGGGGCAGTAG
- a CDS encoding GNAT family N-acetyltransferase, whose translation MNRALPVVRLRVPTDEDAVAWHRTFSHPDVMEFHGGRIAELSVYEELTARQRRHDAERGYCLWTMLDESGKVIGFTGAQPWEREWGPAGEIEIGWRLGREHWGQGYATAAARMTVERVRAAGVPSVVAMVNAANARSIAVTRRLGMSLAEVFMTPTTRQEGHCYRLAL comes from the coding sequence GTGAACCGAGCTCTCCCCGTAGTACGGCTGCGTGTCCCCACCGACGAGGACGCCGTGGCCTGGCACCGGACCTTTTCCCACCCGGACGTCATGGAGTTCCACGGCGGCAGGATCGCGGAGCTCTCGGTCTATGAGGAGCTCACCGCGCGCCAGCGCCGGCACGACGCCGAGCGGGGCTACTGCCTGTGGACCATGCTCGACGAGTCCGGGAAGGTCATCGGCTTCACGGGGGCCCAGCCGTGGGAGCGGGAGTGGGGCCCCGCGGGCGAGATCGAGATCGGCTGGCGGCTCGGACGGGAGCACTGGGGCCAGGGGTACGCCACCGCCGCGGCGCGGATGACGGTGGAACGGGTGCGGGCGGCGGGTGTGCCGAGCGTGGTGGCGATGGTGAACGCCGCCAACGCGCGCTCCATCGCGGTGACCCGGCGCCTGGGCATGAGCCTCGCCGAGGTCTTCATGACGCCGACCACGCGCCAGGAGGGGCACTGCTACCGGCTGGCGCTCTAG
- a CDS encoding C40 family peptidase: protein MSHTAHIRSHRKPRRSASKIAMRAGVAGGVLSTLAVAGAAGSASAAEPVTQTLELPTLTADMATQVAQSADATQQAAANYQLQAERDAAATKAAKQAKADLAEAKQKAEAKKKAAEEAARKAAAERASRSSERTTLSADASADTSVSTSTSTSTATGSAAAVVSFVKAQVGKAYVSGATGSSAYDCSGLVQAAFKQVGISLPRVSQDQSTAGTQVGLSNLQPGDILYWGSAGSAYHVAVYVGDGMFVGAQNPSTGVAEKPLSYDPPTGAVRVL from the coding sequence ATGTCCCACACCGCTCACATACGCAGCCACCGGAAACCCCGCCGCAGCGCGTCGAAAATCGCGATGCGGGCCGGAGTGGCCGGTGGCGTTCTCAGCACCCTGGCCGTCGCCGGGGCGGCCGGCTCGGCCAGCGCCGCCGAGCCGGTGACGCAGACCCTTGAACTGCCCACGTTGACGGCCGACATGGCCACGCAGGTCGCTCAGTCCGCCGACGCCACACAGCAGGCCGCAGCGAACTACCAGCTGCAGGCCGAGCGTGACGCGGCCGCCACAAAGGCGGCGAAGCAGGCCAAGGCGGACCTCGCTGAGGCGAAGCAGAAGGCCGAGGCCAAGAAGAAGGCGGCCGAGGAGGCCGCTCGCAAGGCCGCTGCCGAGCGCGCGTCCCGCAGCAGCGAGCGGACCACCCTGTCCGCCGATGCGAGCGCTGACACGTCCGTCAGCACGTCCACATCCACGTCCACGGCCACCGGTTCGGCCGCCGCGGTCGTCTCCTTCGTGAAGGCTCAGGTCGGCAAGGCCTATGTGTCCGGTGCGACCGGCTCGTCCGCGTACGACTGCTCCGGGCTCGTCCAGGCCGCCTTCAAGCAGGTCGGCATCAGCCTGCCGCGCGTCTCGCAGGACCAGTCGACCGCCGGCACCCAGGTCGGGCTGAGCAACCTGCAGCCGGGCGACATCCTGTACTGGGGCAGCGCCGGCAGCGCGTACCACGTAGCGGTGTACGTCGGTGACGGAATGTTCGTCGGCGCGCAGAACCCGTCCACGGGGGTCGCTGAGAAGCCGCTGTCGTACGACCCGCCGACCGGCGCGGTGCGGGTGCTCTGA
- a CDS encoding acyltransferase → MQGQQGYPQGYGFGYGQHPGQPGRPGYGYEGYGGYEGYAQQQYPPQSYPQQPYPQQPYPQQPYPQQPYPQPHVDYGQGEPTPDATATLPVLDEPRPEPGPGVAPEAEAAVGAEEEKPPPPAKPAGRDRYFDTLRAVALIRVVIYHTFGWAWAGLVFPSMGVMFGLAGTLMAKSLERPARTVVRSRLRRLLPPFWFWGLFVVVAMLVHDWMPGWQIVYWVVPLGDPPGNAWGEQAWEILWYLRTYLWFVLLSPLLLKVFRLAPVPVLFLSLAPILVLNFVWSGPDNRVGGAMWDLSTYLFCWILGFAHRDGVLQRLKPAAVVLLSLAALGYGGWYAYSHQAEFGTYDLDENPLAQAFWSAGFVMLLMWAKARFRIDFAGLTGFRRLDRIVTVFNARAVTIYLWHEIALILAVPLIDQFWKVPAFETYLPLDSQWFMFGVGWVLIAGFVLLCGWVEDVAAKKRPRLLP, encoded by the coding sequence CTGCAGGGGCAGCAGGGGTACCCGCAGGGGTACGGATTTGGGTACGGGCAGCACCCCGGCCAACCCGGCCGGCCCGGCTACGGTTACGAGGGCTACGGCGGCTACGAGGGCTACGCCCAGCAGCAGTATCCGCCGCAGTCGTATCCCCAACAGCCGTATCCCCAACAGCCGTATCCCCAACAGCCGTATCCCCAACAGCCGTACCCGCAGCCGCACGTGGACTACGGGCAGGGGGAGCCGACGCCCGACGCGACGGCGACGCTGCCCGTGCTGGATGAGCCGAGGCCGGAACCGGGGCCGGGGGTGGCGCCGGAGGCCGAGGCTGCCGTCGGGGCGGAGGAGGAGAAGCCTCCGCCACCGGCGAAGCCCGCAGGCCGCGACCGCTACTTCGACACCCTCAGGGCCGTCGCCCTCATCCGTGTCGTCATCTACCACACCTTCGGCTGGGCCTGGGCCGGACTGGTCTTCCCCTCCATGGGGGTCATGTTCGGCCTGGCCGGCACCCTGATGGCGAAGTCCCTGGAACGGCCCGCGCGCACGGTGGTGAGGAGCCGGCTGCGCCGCCTCCTGCCCCCGTTCTGGTTCTGGGGCCTCTTCGTGGTCGTGGCGATGCTGGTCCATGACTGGATGCCGGGCTGGCAGATCGTCTACTGGGTCGTCCCGCTCGGTGACCCCCCGGGCAACGCGTGGGGCGAGCAGGCCTGGGAGATCCTCTGGTACCTGAGGACGTACCTCTGGTTCGTCCTCCTGTCCCCCCTCCTGCTGAAGGTGTTCCGACTCGCCCCCGTTCCCGTGCTGTTCCTGTCCCTCGCCCCGATTCTGGTCCTGAACTTCGTCTGGTCGGGACCTGACAACCGGGTCGGCGGCGCGATGTGGGACCTGTCGACGTACCTGTTCTGCTGGATCCTCGGCTTCGCCCACCGCGACGGCGTGTTGCAGCGGCTGAAACCGGCCGCGGTGGTCCTGCTGTCACTGGCCGCGCTCGGGTACGGCGGCTGGTACGCCTACTCCCACCAGGCCGAGTTCGGCACCTACGACCTGGACGAGAACCCGCTCGCGCAGGCCTTCTGGTCCGCCGGTTTCGTCATGCTCCTGATGTGGGCCAAGGCCCGGTTCCGGATCGACTTCGCCGGACTGACGGGCTTCCGTCGCCTGGACCGGATCGTGACGGTCTTCAACGCCCGGGCCGTGACGATCTACCTCTGGCACGAGATCGCGCTGATCCTGGCGGTCCCACTGATCGACCAGTTCTGGAAGGTGCCCGCGTTCGAGACGTATCTGCCGCTGGACAGCCAGTGGTTCATGTTCGGCGTCGGCTGGGTCCTGATCGCCGGTTTCGTCCTGCTGTGCGGGTGGGTGGAGGACGTGGCCGCGAAGAAGAGGCCACGGCTCCTCCCCTGA